In one window of Musa acuminata AAA Group cultivar baxijiao chromosome BXJ3-2, Cavendish_Baxijiao_AAA, whole genome shotgun sequence DNA:
- the LOC103970882 gene encoding ABC transporter G family member 9 — METEMEAQPNHGTGDGRGSTLGTVQRPVTLKFEDVVYKIKTKGKGKAKEGERVILKGVSGAVSPGEMLAMLGPSGSGKTTLLTVLGGRIGRTRLLTGSITYNGKPFTNSLKRRTGFVTQDDVLYPHLTVTETLVYTALLRLPSTLSRQEKAAQAEAVMAQLGLTACRSSIIGGPLVRGVSGGERKRVSIGQEMLIDPSLLFLDEPTSGLDSTIAGRIVSTLWDLTKGGKTVIMTIHQPSSRLFYMFHKVLLLSDGNSIYFGKGSDAMDYFASVGYAPTVPMNPADFLLDLANGVSSDETSEDRASTKEALVSAYRLHLHDKVSEEVLALSKQFKECEPDNIETQWCTSWWEQFTVLLQRDLKERKHESFSGLKISQVLVVALLAGFLWLHSGGYVQDQVGLLFFVASFWSFYPVFEAIFTFPQERTMLTKERSSGMYRLSSYFAARLVGDLPMELILPIIFVTITYWMGGLKPVAVNFFMNLAVLLLCVLVAQGMGLALGALVMDLKTATTLGSILMLSFMLAGGFYVQNIPPFIEWIKYISLSYYTFKLQIASQYSPNDTYQCTPSMRCQIADFPSIKLVGFDHKALAVFALLLMLVLYRLAAYLGLMRVGVTN, encoded by the exons ATGGAGACGGAGATGGAAGCGCAACCAAACCATGGAACCGGCGATGGCCGTGGTTCAACCCTTGGCACAGTCCAACGTCCTGTTACTCTCAAG TTCGAAGATGTGGTGTACAAGATCAAGACCAAGGGGAAGGGGAAAGCAAAGGAGGGCGAGAGGGTGATCCTGAAGGGAGTCTCGGGTGCAGTGTCGCCGGGGGAGATGCTGGCCATGCTCGGCCCCTCGGGAAGTGGGAAGACGACCTTGCTGACCGTGCTCGGCGGCCGCATTGGCCGCACCCGCCTCCTCACAGGTAGCATCACCTACAACGGAAAGCCCTTCACCAACTCGCTCAAGCGCAGAACGGGCTTCGTCACGCAGGACGACGTCCTCTACCCGCACCTCACCGTCACGGAGACCCTCGTCTACACCGCGCTCCTCCGCCTTCCCAGCACCCTCTCTCGGCAGGAGAAGGCCGCGCAGGCGGAAGCCGTCATGGCGCAGCTCGGCCTCACCGCGTGCCGCAGCAGCATCATTGGCGGCCCTCTCGTGCGCGGGGTGTCCGGCGGGGAGCGCAAGCGAGTCAGCATCGGCCAGGAGATGCTCATCGACCCGAGCCTGCTGTTCCTCGACGAACCAACCTCCGGACTCGACTCCACCATCGCCGGACGAATTGTGTCCACCCTGTGGGATCTCACCAAGGGAGGCAAGACGGTGATCATGACCATCCACCAGCCCTCGAGTCGTCTTTTCTATATGTTCCACAAAGTCCTGCTCCTATCGGATGGTAACTCAATTTACTTCGGCAAAGGCTCCGATGCCATGGACTACTTCGCCAGCGTCGGCTACGCTCCGACTGTGCCCATGAATCCTGCTGACTTCCTGCTCGACCTCGCCAACG gtgtatcttcggatgaaacatcAGAAGATAGAGCATCCACCAAAGAAGCTCTAGTGTCTGCTTATAGATTACATTTACATGATAAGGTGTCAGAGGAGGTTTTAGCTTTGAGCAAACAATTCAAGGAGTGTGAGCCCGACAATATTGAAACTCAGTGGTGCACCAGTTGGTGGGAACAGTTCACTGTGCTGCTGCAGAGGGATCTCAAGGAAAGAAAGCATGAGTCCTTCTCTGGGCTAAAGATCTCGCAAGTGCTCGTAGTAGCTCTTCTTGCAGGGTTCCTGTGGCTTCACTCAGGCGGCTACGTCCAGGATCAG GTCGGCCTTCTTTTCTTCGTCGCTTCATTCTGGTCATTCTACCCAGTGTTCGAAGCCATATTTACCTTCCCGCAAGAGCGCACGATGCTGACAAAGGAGAGATCCTCCGGAATGTATAGGCTGTCATCGTACTTCGCCGCTAGATTGGTGGGCGACCTGCCCATGGAACTCATCCTTCCTATCATCTTCGTCACCATCACGTACTGGATGGGTGGCCTAAAACCTGTTGCTGTAAACTTCTTCATGAACCTTGCCGTCTTGCTCCTGTGCGTGCTGGTGGCGCAGGGCATGGGACTTGCACTGGGGGCGCTCGTCATGGACCTCAAGACTGCCACCACTCTCGGCTCCATTCTCATGTTATCCTTCATGCTCGCCGGCGGATTCTACGTCCAGAACATCCCACCTTTTATTGAGTGGATCAAGTACATCTCCCTCAGCTACTACACCTTCAAGCTCCAGATAGCTTCACAGTACTCTCCCAATGACACGTACCAGTGCACTCCCAGTATGAGATGCCAGATTGCAGATTTCCCCTCCATCAAGCTAGTGGGTTTCGACCACAAAGCTTTGGCCGTGTTTGCCTTGCTGCTGATGCTCGTCTTGTACAGGCTTGCTGCTTATCTGGGCCTCATGAGGGTTGGTGTCACAAATTAG
- the LOC135631380 gene encoding uncharacterized protein LOC135631380 codes for MMPEGGRGEDAESGFVAYFKLTLWFSFCTFVVSSGSLLQILPGDKDLAAHANTAILKSCILFNMFTIISSIILMFFSFIISYTQRRMITRFQLRVGTSIFISSVVLVVLTTYLFMLILKKPYMLAMVPLLLLLGITLVVLLRGGTLGHEIHGEDDALSKAQESKLLNLSSYVTAITSGGIIITVIAYMKNFTSSDYHSRLESSVVLLFISNIIGFFAMLLFLFTLMLSYSADRRKGLIAIASFSTYASFVLSMLLTLMIASESLALPHVLSTMVFAVGGVLYYHLARRETGMQEDEVVQLEDIWKTIGTFAFLLMMVVRPLHLGSEAFAIKSFMFLCSSAFLFIQSQMLMAALRPADGGRLNIKIIFGLVGALLVGTMLSVIFI; via the exons ATG ATGCCAGAAGGTGGACGAGGAGAAGATGCGGAATCCGGCTTTGTTGCCTACTTCAAACTTACCCTCTGGTTCTCCTTTTGCACCTTCGTCGTTTCTTCCGGATCATTGCTACAGATCTTACCCGGGGATAAGGATTTGGCAGCACATGCAAATACAGCCATCCTCAAGAGCTGTATCCTCTTCAACATGTTCACCATAATTTCCTCCATCATCTTGATGTTCTTCTCTTTCATCATCAGCTACACTCAACGCCGCATGATCACACGCTTCCAGCTTCGTGTTGGCACAAGTATATTCATCTCCTCCGTCGTCCTGGTGGTGCTGACAACCTACCTGTTCATGCTCATCCTCAAAAAGCCCTACATGCTGGCCAtggttcctcttctccttcttctgggGATCACCCTCGTCGTGCTCCTTCGCGGAGGAACTCTAGGACATGAAATCCATGGCGAGGACGACGCACTTTCCAAAGCACAGGAATCGAAGCTACTGAACTTGTCATCTTATGTCACCGCCATCACTTCTGGGGGCATCATAATCACGGTCATCGCTTACATGAAGAACTTCACCTCGTCAGATTATCACTCCCGCCTCGAATCATCCGTGGTTTTGCTCTTCATCAGCAACATAATAGGCTTCTTCGCCATGCTGCTTTTTCTGTTCACTTTGATGCTTAGTTACTCCGCCGACCGCCGTAAAGGCCTGATCGCAATTGCAAGCTTCTCCACCTACGCTTCATTTGTTCTGTCAATGCTGTTGACGCTGATGATCGCGTCCGAGTCGCTTGCTCTCCCCCACGTCTTGTCCACTATGGTCTTTGCCGTCGGTGGAGTTCTGTACTACCATCTAGCGAGGCGAGAAACAGGCATGCAAGAAGATGAGGTGGTTCAGCTGGAGGACATATGGAAGACCATAGGGACGTTTGCCTTTTTGCTGATGATGGTGGTCCGCCCACTGCATCTGGGCAGCGAAGCATTCGCCATTAAAAGCTTCATGTTTCTATGTTCTTCGGCTTTCCTATTCATTCAGAGCCAGATGCTAATGGCGGCGCTGAGGCCTGCGGACGGGGGAAGATTGAACATAAAGATCATCTTTGGTCTCGTTGGCGCGCTGCTGGTGGGCACCATGTTGAGTGTCATCTTCATCTGA
- the LOC135631374 gene encoding uncharacterized protein LOC135631374 translates to METMFLSDIKKKASSYIQEKYKTALLALTDITAAELLAEEATNNDSTGPDAKTMTRLSEAAHDVDDYRRIVDVLHKRFCTIDFKEWRPSYKALALLEFLLTHGPEGMSEEFHCDVNVIHQLGDFRYTDDKGFDWGACMRSKSKRILRLLGDEEQLKDARAEALRISREIQGFGNLVMSPSASSSPSSSSSSRASRTWSFGSSYSWDCPSWNGPDEPNKRDEAHHVSGDSVDLKEAEMHLLDAPVQESSCLLISKKEGREGSPDGWSSRLRLRLFGKDDKRLVFRSLSDVEKEPKKKFERQSSLGF, encoded by the exons ATGGAGACGATGTTCCTCAGCGATATCAAGAAGAAAGCCTCCTCTTATATTCAAGAGAAGTACAAAACAGCTCTTCTGGCTCTCACTGATATAACGGCAGCAGAACT ATTGGCCGAAGAGGCTACGAACAATGACTCGACGGGTCCTGACGCCAAGACGATGACTCGGTTGTCGGAGGCAGCGCACGACGTGGATGACTACCGCAGAATAGTTGATGTCCTGCACAAGAG GTTCTGCACGATCGATTTCAAGGAATGGAGGCCATCGTACAAGGCATTAGCGCTCCTGGAATTCCTGTTAACGCATGGCCCCGAAGGCATGTCGGAAGAGTTCCACTGCGACGTCAACGTCATTCATCAGTTGGGCGACTTCCGCTACACCGACGACAAAGG CTTCGACTGGGGCGCATGCATGCGGAGCAAATCCAAGAGGATACTGCGGCTGCTAGGGGACGAAGAGCAACTCAAAGACGCGCGCGCGGAAGCCCTCCGGATCTCGAGAGAGATCCAAGGCTTCGGGAACCTGGTCATGTCTCCCTCCGCCTCTTCctcgccgtcgtcgtcgtcctcgtcgAGGGCATCGAGAACTTGGTCCTTCGGCTCTTCCTACTCCTGGGATTGTCCGAGCTGGAACGGACCGGATGAGCCAAACAAGCGAGACGAGGCTCATCATGTATCAGGTGATTCAGTCGATCTCAAGGAGGCGGAGATGCATCTCTTGGACGCGCCTGTGCAGGAGAGCAGCTGCCTGCTGATATCGAAGAAGGAAGGCCGAGAAGGAAGCCCGGATGGTTGGTCCTCTAGATTACGTCTGCGGCTTTTTGGGAAAGATGACAAGCGACTAGTATTTCGAAGCCTCTCCGACGTGGAGAAGGAGCCGAAGAAGAAGTTCGAGCGGCAGTCTTCGCTAGGGTTTTGA